The Anaeromyxobacter sp. Fw109-5 genomic interval CTTGCTCGTGATCCCGGCGCGCTCGCGCTTCACCTCGAGGACCACCCGTCCCGGCTCCTCGTTGCGGTCCGGGGAGTACGCCTTGGCCCGCACCTTCACGCAGTCGCCGGGCGAGGACGCCGCCCGGTGCGCGAGCGCCCCTCCGGAGGAGTCGAAGTACACGGCGACGACCCGGCTCTCGAGAGCGGGCCCGCAGCGCGCGAGCACGTCCCCGACCGAGTCCGCCTCGTCGGGCTCCAGGAGGAGCTTCACCTCCCGGCGCAGGTTCGTGATGCCGGTCTCCGCGAACAGGTGCGTGATCATCGAGTCCTCAGAACCTCGTCGCGATCTGGAGCGCCAGCGCGTTCTGCGAGACGTCGTCGCCCGGGCGGCGCGCCCGCTCTCCCTGAAGCTTCACCTTGAGTCCCTTCGTCCACGAGAGCACCGCCCCGGCGATGGCGGAGTGTCCGACCCCGCGGGTCGTCCCGCGCACCTCGAGCACCTCCCCGCCCGCGACGGGGGTCACCTGCAGGTGGCGCGTCTCGCCGAGCTCGAAGGTCCAGCCGGCCAGGGCGGTCCCCGCGGTGACGTCGCCGGCGGCGACCTTCCCCGCGAACCCCTCCAGGCTCGCGTCGAGCGCGCCCGCCACGAGGCGCGCGTACAGGCTCGCCGCCTGGTGGACGGCGACGAGGGGATCGCTCGATCCCGCGCGATACGCGGTCGCGCCGAGCTCGAGGGGCATCCACGGCCGCACCGAGACGCTCGCGGAGAGATCCTGCGCCCGGTTCTCGCCGCCGAACGCCGTCCGGTCTCCCACGAAGATGCCGGCGTAGGCCTCGAAGCGGCCGTTCCCGGGGCGCACGCCGGCGGTGGCCCCGAGCCGCCGTCCGCCGAGGTCGTTGTCCTTCACCAGGTAGTCGTTCACCAGGCCGCGATCGACGAGCGGCAGCTTCCAGGAGGACTCGAGCTGCCGCGCCGAGAACGGCGCCTTGAAGCGACCGGCCTGGAAGCGCGTGGCGAGCGGCCCATCCAGGCGCGCGAACGCGTCCGTGATGGGCGTGCGCTCCGCGAGGTCCGCCTCGAGCACGGTGAGCACCCCGGGCAGCCGCGCCTCGATCCCGATGCGCGCCGAGTCCATGTCGAGCCGGCGCGTCCAGTCGTCGCGCTCGTCGGCGGCGACGCCCATGTAGAGGCGCCCGTGCACCTCGATCTCGAGCGGCAGCGAGATGCGCGTGCGGCTCGCAGGGGCGGCGGGGACGGGCTGGGCCGGGGAGGGCTCCGCCACCCTCGGCGGCGGGGCTGCGACGCGCGCGGCCGAGGCCGTGCTCGCGGGCACGACCTCGGGGTCGGGAGTGGGAACGCGCTGGCCGCCGAAACCCGCCGGGCTGGCGACCGAAGGGACGCTCGCCTGCTCGGTCGCGGGCCCATGGTCGTCGGACGAGGCGCCGAGGGGGACTCCGAGCGCCGCGGCGACGACCGTCAGCGTGGCGAACGAGCGACGATACGGTTTCACGGAGGTTCCCTCAGTGCAACGGGGGTGCCCGCCGCTCGACGCGCAGGCGTGCAGCCCGGCGATGGCAAGGCGTTCCTCGAGAGGGAAAAGCATTTCCCATCTGCCGAACGTGGCGCGCACGGCGGGTCGCCGCGGGGATGGAAAGGGGTCGGCGTGGTGTTCTCGGGCTTTCGCACCCCCGTCCCGGCTCTCTTCTCGCGCCGAGGAGACCAGCTTGCCCCTGCTCGCCCGCCCGATCCTCGCGCTCACCGTGGCGCTCCCCGCCTTCGCGGACGCCGCGACGATCACGCGCGGCCCGTTCCTGCAGCGGACGGAGCCGCACGCGAC includes:
- a CDS encoding porin; amino-acid sequence: MKPYRRSFATLTVVAAALGVPLGASSDDHGPATEQASVPSVASPAGFGGQRVPTPDPEVVPASTASAARVAAPPPRVAEPSPAQPVPAAPASRTRISLPLEIEVHGRLYMGVAADERDDWTRRLDMDSARIGIEARLPGVLTVLEADLAERTPITDAFARLDGPLATRFQAGRFKAPFSARQLESSWKLPLVDRGLVNDYLVKDNDLGGRRLGATAGVRPGNGRFEAYAGIFVGDRTAFGGENRAQDLSASVSVRPWMPLELGATAYRAGSSDPLVAVHQAASLYARLVAGALDASLEGFAGKVAAGDVTAGTALAGWTFELGETRHLQVTPVAGGEVLEVRGTTRGVGHSAIAGAVLSWTKGLKVKLQGERARRPGDDVSQNALALQIATRF